One genomic region from Cardinium endosymbiont of Dermatophagoides farinae encodes:
- the atpF gene encoding F0F1 ATP synthase subunit B, whose product MNLITPDFGIIFWQTTTFLVVLFVLSKFAWKPILEVVQAREHAVANAVDKIAQAQALIKQVEDDKVRLIGEAHLERERIIGEALTTQQAIINQAHQEGLAVKEQLLAQARIEITREEARTLEAARANIGALVLQVAEKLLVKELSADSSQWELIERCMANEHPSA is encoded by the coding sequence ATGAATTTAATAACCCCCGATTTTGGTATTATATTTTGGCAAACCACAACATTCTTAGTGGTCCTTTTCGTATTATCTAAATTCGCTTGGAAGCCTATCTTAGAAGTAGTGCAAGCACGGGAGCATGCAGTAGCAAATGCTGTAGATAAAATAGCTCAAGCACAAGCACTAATCAAGCAAGTGGAAGATGACAAAGTTAGGTTAATAGGAGAAGCGCATCTAGAGCGTGAGCGCATTATTGGTGAAGCACTAACGACCCAGCAAGCAATCATCAACCAAGCGCATCAGGAAGGTTTAGCGGTAAAAGAACAGTTGTTGGCACAAGCTAGAATCGAAATTACCAGAGAAGAAGCGCGTACCCTTGAAGCAGCGAGAGCCAATATCGGTGCATTGGTCCTTCAAGTTGCTGAGAAATTACTTGTTAAAGAACTAAGTGCAGATTCATCCCAATGGGAACTAATAGAGCGGTGCATGGCAAACGAGCACCCATCTGCTTAG
- the atpA gene encoding F0F1 ATP synthase subunit alpha produces MAQINTDAVTAILKAQLSNFKTETELAETGIVIQSGDGVVRIYGLLNVQAGELLSFASGAKGLALNLEEHMVGAVILGDANSIKEGDVVTRSKHVASIQVGEGLLGRVVDTLGLPIDGNGPIVGETFEMPLERNGPGVIYRQPVDAPLQTGLKAIDAMIPIGKGQRELIIGDRQSGKTSIAIDTIINQRKLFEQGKPIYCIYVAIGQKASAVANVVDILTRHGAMAYTTIVAASSSASAPMQSFAPFAGAAIGEFFRDTGRDALIIYDDLSKQAVAYRELSLLLRRPPGREAFPGDIFYLHARLLERAARIIANDEMAASMNDIPDALIGKVKGGGSLTALPIIETQMGDVSAYIPTNVISITDGQIFLEMNLFNAGIKPAINVGISVSRIGGAAQIKAIKKVAATLKLDQAQFAELEAFSKFSSDLETTTKKAIERGRKNQELLKQNLHAPMAVEEQAAILYIAMNGYLDSVPLDQLKIFEKQFLERLRAQHPSMLASIAGGAWGDQIIQVLIEMAKPLLIKYSESG; encoded by the coding sequence ATGGCACAAATAAATACAGATGCGGTTACTGCAATACTCAAAGCACAATTATCCAACTTTAAAACAGAAACTGAACTAGCCGAAACAGGCATAGTGATCCAATCTGGCGATGGTGTAGTACGCATCTATGGTCTTTTAAATGTACAAGCAGGAGAGTTGCTTTCTTTTGCCAGCGGGGCCAAAGGATTGGCATTAAACCTAGAAGAACATATGGTAGGTGCCGTTATTTTGGGAGATGCCAACTCAATTAAGGAAGGGGATGTAGTTACAAGAAGCAAGCATGTAGCTTCCATTCAAGTAGGTGAAGGACTACTAGGCCGTGTAGTGGATACCCTTGGCCTACCTATAGATGGCAATGGACCTATAGTTGGAGAAACTTTTGAAATGCCTCTAGAGCGCAATGGCCCTGGTGTCATTTACCGTCAGCCCGTAGATGCACCCCTCCAAACAGGATTAAAAGCCATTGATGCAATGATTCCTATTGGCAAAGGGCAAAGAGAGCTTATTATTGGTGACCGCCAGTCTGGTAAAACATCCATTGCGATTGATACGATTATCAATCAACGTAAATTATTTGAGCAAGGCAAACCTATTTATTGTATTTATGTAGCCATTGGTCAAAAAGCATCTGCTGTAGCTAATGTAGTAGACATATTGACCCGACATGGTGCTATGGCCTATACCACTATTGTAGCTGCATCCTCTTCTGCTTCGGCTCCTATGCAATCTTTTGCACCCTTTGCAGGAGCAGCTATTGGTGAATTTTTTAGAGATACGGGAAGAGACGCACTGATTATCTACGATGACCTCTCCAAACAAGCAGTTGCTTATAGAGAATTATCGCTGCTATTGCGCAGGCCACCTGGCCGGGAAGCCTTTCCTGGTGATATCTTTTACCTACATGCACGTTTATTGGAGCGTGCAGCACGCATTATTGCTAATGATGAAATGGCTGCTTCTATGAATGATATTCCAGATGCTTTAATTGGAAAAGTCAAAGGAGGAGGATCACTGACCGCATTACCTATTATAGAAACCCAAATGGGTGACGTATCTGCTTATATTCCTACCAACGTTATTTCGATTACAGATGGGCAAATCTTCCTAGAAATGAACTTATTTAACGCAGGTATCAAACCTGCCATTAATGTTGGCATTTCGGTATCCCGAATTGGCGGTGCTGCACAAATCAAGGCCATTAAAAAAGTAGCCGCTACCTTAAAACTCGATCAAGCACAATTTGCTGAACTAGAAGCTTTTTCAAAATTTAGCTCTGATTTAGAGACTACGACTAAAAAAGCTATTGAACGAGGTCGTAAAAACCAGGAACTACTCAAACAAAACTTGCACGCGCCTATGGCAGTAGAGGAGCAAGCTGCTATTTTATATATAGCTATGAATGGATACTTGGATAGTGTTCCACTGGATCAACTAAAAATATTTGAAAAGCAATTTTTGGAACGATTACGTGCCCAACATCCTAGCATGCTTGCAAGTATTGCCGGAGGCGCATGGGGAGACCAAATCATTCAAGTTCTGATAGAAATGGCCAAACCGCTTCTAATAAAGTATTCAGAAAGCGGTTAA
- the vgrG gene encoding type VI secretion system tip protein VgrG, whose translation MATAISGDFIKYAIKVGSKTLDASYPIQSIIVDKKINKIPYAKIVLHDGSIQSQAFSIANDKTFSIGATVSIRAGYNDGLEQLFEGVVAKLAIQSRSTGLSTLTVTCRDASYKTTLTPKTMHFVKSKDSDLFKKILGSYSGLSHKIEATTIVHENISQHEISDWDFLNIRAEANGQVVVVNDGTIAVKKPKATGKGAFTYTYGVDFIEFEAEIDAKDPWSAATALSWNSSKQNKVVEKASDPGEQSMGDLSYKKLTAAAQPGNVAISHGGLLDPLEIKTLATSLLNRSRIAKIKGSLTVPGNAALRHDGLITIAKGASHFEGNAYVSGIQHIISNGNWQTLLTLGLDAQRYMHKYHDIGALPAAGMMPPMHGLQLGIVKQITQDPQKHNRILVHLPLVQDKPKEGIWCRLASFYATQGSGAFFIPELEDEVVVGFVNDDIRFPIILGALHSSKHAPPKTVDPKNLFKSFISREKLELNFHDDKEGPEIIIKTPKGGLIQISDKKKSIDIVDQNGNKVVLSNDGINLTSSKDINLSARASITIKSGKDVIVSGTQNVNFKSMNINAQASMKAILSGNASTEVKSGMATIIKGTTVLIN comes from the coding sequence ATGGCAACAGCTATATCAGGTGATTTTATTAAGTACGCAATCAAGGTAGGTTCTAAAACGCTAGATGCAAGCTACCCAATACAATCTATAATTGTTGATAAAAAAATCAATAAAATTCCTTATGCAAAAATAGTTTTACATGATGGGAGCATCCAGTCACAAGCTTTTTCTATAGCCAATGACAAAACTTTTTCCATTGGCGCCACAGTTTCCATACGGGCCGGTTATAACGATGGATTAGAGCAGCTGTTCGAAGGTGTAGTGGCCAAATTAGCCATCCAGTCTCGGTCAACGGGATTATCTACCTTGACCGTAACCTGTAGAGATGCTAGCTATAAAACTACCCTTACCCCTAAAACCATGCATTTTGTCAAAAGCAAGGATAGCGATCTTTTTAAAAAAATACTAGGTAGTTATAGTGGATTAAGCCATAAAATTGAAGCAACCACCATTGTACACGAAAACATTTCGCAACATGAAATATCAGATTGGGATTTCTTGAATATTCGCGCCGAGGCAAATGGACAGGTCGTAGTGGTCAATGATGGAACCATTGCAGTAAAAAAACCCAAAGCAACTGGCAAAGGCGCCTTTACCTATACCTATGGAGTAGATTTTATTGAATTTGAAGCTGAAATAGATGCAAAAGACCCATGGTCAGCTGCTACTGCGCTATCTTGGAATAGCAGCAAACAAAATAAGGTTGTTGAAAAAGCAAGTGACCCAGGAGAACAGTCTATGGGAGACCTCTCCTATAAAAAATTAACCGCTGCTGCCCAACCAGGTAACGTTGCTATATCCCACGGTGGCCTACTAGATCCTTTGGAAATCAAAACGTTAGCAACTAGTTTACTAAACCGGAGTAGAATTGCTAAAATAAAAGGGAGCCTCACCGTTCCAGGTAATGCTGCATTACGCCATGATGGCTTGATAACCATCGCAAAAGGTGCAAGCCACTTTGAAGGAAATGCTTATGTATCTGGTATTCAGCATATTATATCAAATGGAAACTGGCAAACCCTATTAACCTTAGGGTTAGACGCACAACGTTATATGCACAAATACCATGACATTGGTGCACTTCCAGCAGCGGGCATGATGCCTCCCATGCATGGGCTACAGCTTGGTATTGTCAAGCAAATCACCCAGGATCCTCAAAAGCATAATCGAATTTTAGTACACTTGCCTTTGGTACAAGACAAACCCAAAGAGGGGATTTGGTGTCGCTTGGCTTCATTTTATGCTACGCAAGGGTCAGGTGCTTTTTTTATTCCAGAGTTAGAAGATGAAGTGGTAGTAGGCTTTGTCAATGATGACATCCGATTTCCTATTATTTTAGGTGCGCTGCATAGCAGCAAACATGCACCACCCAAAACAGTTGACCCTAAAAATCTTTTTAAATCTTTTATTTCTAGAGAAAAACTAGAGTTAAACTTTCATGACGATAAAGAAGGCCCTGAAATCATTATTAAAACACCCAAAGGAGGGCTGATTCAGATATCAGATAAGAAAAAAAGCATTGACATAGTAGACCAGAATGGTAATAAAGTGGTTTTAAGTAACGATGGGATCAATTTAACCAGCAGTAAAGATATTAATTTGAGTGCAAGAGCTAGCATCACCATAAAGTCAGGCAAAGATGTGATTGTAAGTGGCACACAAAATGTAAATTTTAAGAGTATGAATATTAATGCACAAGCTTCTATGAAAGCCATCTTAAGTGGCAATGCCAGTACAGAAGTAAAATCTGGTATGGCTACGATTATTAAAGGTACCACTGTACTAATCAATTAG
- a CDS encoding putative porin yields MVDLSIWWRYSLFVLAFFLPFSADGQEKAEDIFEKPEEEKVQASSTFFITPRAVKQNHRRYHRIDRTVTKMDRFTVAERHNYNFQDLGNHWTAAQHIFYRLPEHIGATYGLSTYDFYFQQPEDIRYYHTEKAYAYFNIVLANLGSFVFNGCYTQRLFKNCHIGTNWYGAMTENEWPHTKDDKIVNAFPYFDIFTHIKSPDESYHLFTSWSSMEYITRETGGYVPRQVNLHLMNQMQVSVIGLLFHY; encoded by the coding sequence ATGGTAGATCTTTCGATTTGGTGGCGGTATAGTCTATTTGTTTTAGCCTTTTTTCTGCCATTTAGCGCTGATGGACAGGAAAAAGCAGAAGATATCTTTGAAAAGCCTGAAGAAGAAAAAGTTCAGGCAAGTTCTACTTTTTTTATAACACCACGAGCGGTAAAGCAGAACCATAGAAGGTATCATCGGATCGATCGTACTGTAACCAAAATGGACCGTTTTACAGTTGCAGAACGGCATAACTACAACTTTCAAGACCTTGGCAATCACTGGACAGCTGCCCAGCATATCTTTTATAGATTGCCCGAGCATATAGGTGCAACCTATGGCCTCTCTACTTATGATTTTTACTTTCAGCAACCTGAAGATATACGTTACTATCATACAGAGAAAGCATACGCATACTTTAACATTGTATTAGCCAATCTAGGTAGTTTTGTATTTAATGGCTGCTATACCCAACGACTGTTTAAAAATTGCCATATAGGTACAAATTGGTATGGTGCGATGACAGAAAATGAATGGCCGCATACCAAAGATGATAAAATTGTAAATGCCTTCCCCTATTTTGACATTTTTACCCATATTAAAAGCCCAGACGAATCCTATCACCTATTCACCAGCTGGTCTAGTATGGAATATATAACTAGAGAGACGGGGGGGTACGTTCCAAGGCAGGTAAATTTGCATTTGATGAACCAGATGCAAGTAAGCGTTATCGGTCTTCTTTTCCACTATTGA
- the atpH gene encoding ATP synthase F1 subunit delta has product MLKKKKIAQRYASVFLAQAIQNGTLTTINSDLSFLQNQFKDHPILDNLLNNPTIPRCEKQQLLQKICSQNLSPMVWKFLEIIIDQHQIGLLKEILTAFSIAYRHHIGIQSATLITAVALPEALTKKLIEEVKKWVPCKEVLLKQQIDPSIIGGYILEMDALKLDRSIKYDLHALQSVLH; this is encoded by the coding sequence ATGTTAAAAAAAAAGAAGATAGCCCAGCGGTATGCTAGCGTTTTTTTAGCTCAAGCCATTCAAAATGGCACCCTTACAACCATCAATAGTGACCTCTCTTTTTTGCAAAACCAGTTTAAAGACCATCCAATATTAGATAACTTACTGAATAATCCTACCATACCTCGCTGCGAAAAACAGCAACTGCTTCAAAAAATTTGCAGCCAAAATCTGAGTCCTATGGTGTGGAAGTTTCTTGAAATAATTATAGATCAACATCAAATTGGCTTGCTAAAAGAAATTTTAACTGCTTTTTCGATAGCCTATCGCCACCATATAGGGATTCAATCTGCCACTTTAATAACTGCTGTTGCCTTACCAGAAGCTTTAACCAAAAAACTAATAGAAGAGGTAAAAAAATGGGTCCCCTGTAAAGAAGTTTTATTGAAGCAACAAATTGATCCCTCTATTATTGGAGGCTATATTCTTGAAATGGATGCATTAAAGTTAGATAGAAGTATAAAATATGATTTACATGCACTACAAAGCGTTTTACATTAG
- a CDS encoding putative porin, with protein MENKIDKAKKVMHKDTRGHFYLYHHYDFSKPFQLYHELHYRRKTNLFTIKQSDELLDFIAHNPYPHDASYKDHNSVVMHTFGNEIGIKGDITQPDLFYAVHYRLENIYLNYNFSQPKGIANDTSKKKAKEANEHYLGGHTRLHFAGHSKLDIDGDYLLEKGGYHKLNVAYQNNFFKLACHTVKHKVPYIVTHGYSRYRPWHKDFRAPSAFAVDTEIWHNWPHITIHPILSFKKIYNHIYYAKAVVNGNNDHCIAEPMQATTPIDLLSLGGNLNFCFFSYFHFDNNLTILKDLSSGSKIFKGYIPPCIYTGRYYYAHQPYDKKMDIETGLNIHFKELYYGDGYDIVAQQFFRQNKFAVQGRPIVDIFCNVRINNLKLSFKYSYINDFCYTEGGYFATPFYPGLKKAADIGIHWSFFD; from the coding sequence ATGGAAAATAAGATCGACAAAGCAAAGAAAGTCATGCACAAAGACACTAGAGGCCATTTCTACCTCTACCACCATTATGACTTTAGCAAACCATTCCAATTATACCATGAACTGCATTATAGGCGTAAAACGAATCTATTTACCATTAAACAATCAGATGAGTTATTAGATTTTATAGCGCATAACCCATATCCCCATGATGCATCCTACAAAGACCACAACAGCGTTGTGATGCATACCTTTGGCAATGAAATAGGCATTAAAGGAGATATTACCCAACCTGACTTATTCTATGCAGTACATTATAGGCTCGAAAATATTTATTTAAACTATAACTTCTCGCAACCTAAAGGAATAGCAAATGATACTTCAAAAAAGAAAGCAAAGGAAGCAAACGAGCACTACTTAGGCGGTCATACGCGGTTGCATTTTGCAGGCCATAGTAAGCTTGATATAGATGGGGATTATCTATTAGAAAAAGGAGGGTATCATAAACTAAATGTAGCCTACCAAAACAATTTTTTTAAGCTTGCCTGTCATACGGTTAAGCACAAGGTACCCTATATAGTAACCCATGGTTATAGCAGGTATAGGCCATGGCATAAGGATTTTCGAGCACCATCTGCATTTGCAGTGGATACAGAGATATGGCACAACTGGCCCCATATAACCATTCATCCCATCCTATCTTTTAAAAAGATATACAACCACATCTACTACGCAAAGGCTGTTGTAAATGGTAATAATGACCATTGTATTGCTGAGCCTATGCAGGCTACTACACCTATTGACCTCCTTTCTTTAGGAGGCAACTTAAATTTTTGTTTCTTTTCTTATTTCCATTTTGACAACAACCTTACCATCTTAAAGGACCTCAGCAGCGGGAGCAAAATTTTTAAAGGCTATATCCCGCCCTGTATCTATACAGGCCGGTATTATTATGCACACCAACCCTATGACAAAAAGATGGATATAGAAACAGGTCTAAATATACATTTTAAAGAGCTCTACTACGGGGATGGTTACGATATAGTGGCACAGCAATTTTTCCGCCAAAACAAATTTGCCGTACAGGGTAGACCCATTGTAGACATTTTTTGTAATGTTCGCATCAACAATTTAAAGCTTTCTTTTAAATACAGCTATATCAATGACTTTTGTTATACAGAAGGGGGCTATTTTGCTACACCATTTTATCCTGGCCTAAAAAAGGCAGCTGATATTGGTATACATTGGTCTTTCTTTGATTAG
- a CDS encoding PD-(D/E)XK nuclease domain-containing protein, which yields MHISQHTQRKEHKQKCNTNRGGKIALEQIKSNGYYKPYLLRQKAIILLGINFNEESRMIDNWDYEIHEEHLEE from the coding sequence ATGCATATAAGCCAACATACCCAGAGAAAAGAACATAAACAAAAATGCAATACAAATAGGGGTGGAAAAATAGCCTTAGAACAAATTAAATCAAACGGATATTATAAGCCTTACTTACTCAGACAAAAGGCCATTATACTACTAGGCATTAACTTCAATGAGGAAAGCAGAATGATAGATAACTGGGACTATGAAATACACGAAGAACACTTAGAAGAGTAA
- the atpB gene encoding F0F1 ATP synthase subunit A: protein MVHATLFKLFYSILKRPMCTKKAYWVLYLLGLMAPFSAHATPQKEDCLMEHIADAHSWHFATIAGKHIELPLPIILYSSDKGIECFSSARFYDQHHQPTPHRNYFLLDQKIHCLDPNRSVVDLSITKNIAAMFLSILLLVGGLLWTTSKYRSAPLAPPKGCFACIDLIISFIKNEIAIPNIGKQHYTRFLPYLLTIFCFIWLNNLLGLLPGGANVTGNISVTLVLAAFTIFITICSGNKQYWRHIFKPEGVPNWLLPIMIPVEMLGILTKFFSLMVRLFANITAGHIILLSIIGLVFTMKSTYIGFMVSVPFGTFMFLLKLLVAFLQAYVFTLLSAIYFGQAVDQESH from the coding sequence ATGGTACACGCTACATTATTTAAGCTATTTTATTCCATTTTAAAGCGGCCTATGTGCACCAAAAAAGCATATTGGGTATTATATCTATTGGGATTGATGGCTCCTTTTAGTGCCCATGCTACCCCACAAAAAGAGGATTGTCTGATGGAGCATATAGCAGATGCACATAGCTGGCATTTTGCAACCATTGCTGGCAAGCATATTGAGCTGCCATTGCCCATTATACTTTACTCTTCGGATAAAGGCATAGAATGTTTTTCCTCTGCGCGTTTTTATGATCAGCACCACCAGCCTACCCCCCATCGTAACTATTTCCTTTTGGATCAAAAAATTCACTGTCTAGATCCAAATAGATCTGTTGTAGACCTATCGATTACTAAAAATATAGCCGCCATGTTTTTAAGCATCCTGCTGCTAGTAGGCGGGCTGCTATGGACCACAAGCAAATATCGGAGCGCGCCACTTGCGCCACCTAAAGGATGCTTTGCTTGTATAGATCTGATCATATCCTTTATAAAAAACGAAATAGCTATTCCTAATATAGGCAAGCAGCATTATACAAGATTCCTTCCCTATCTATTAACCATTTTTTGCTTTATATGGCTCAATAATCTTTTAGGATTGCTGCCAGGTGGTGCCAATGTAACAGGCAACATTTCAGTTACCCTGGTATTGGCTGCTTTTACCATTTTTATTACCATTTGCAGCGGCAACAAACAATATTGGCGCCATATATTTAAGCCAGAAGGTGTACCCAATTGGTTATTACCCATTATGATTCCAGTAGAAATGTTGGGTATTCTAACCAAGTTTTTTTCCCTTATGGTGCGGTTATTTGCCAATATTACAGCAGGTCATATCATCTTACTAAGCATTATAGGACTTGTCTTTACTATGAAAAGCACATACATAGGCTTTATGGTTAGCGTACCTTTTGGCACTTTTATGTTTTTACTAAAACTGCTGGTTGCATTTTTGCAAGCCTATGTTTTTACACTACTTTCTGCCATTTATTTTGGACAAGCTGTTGATCAAGAAAGCCATTAA
- the atpG gene encoding ATP synthase F1 subunit gamma, with translation MAHLKEVVDRINLIAFTQQITKAMKMVSASKLHKIQQVLLPLKAYTTQYNRLLYTALQNIDGADLVHCLTKQKTGRRLLLIVVASNRGLCGAFNKNVLKAAYEQLTKQEASTTVEVLVIGKKAYQFFKKSTIPVIDAYVDLLEKAGDKADDQASAALTTYCIEAFKQNKYTEIALAYTAFKNAAKQEVVVVPFLPFSPHIAEDCSPTRPLYHMYEPSRQLLIAQLIPKILQHKIMHMLVESSASEHAARMATMSQATDNADELLKVLRISYNRTRQALITSSLAEITSGAEALAEA, from the coding sequence ATGGCACATCTTAAAGAAGTAGTAGACCGCATCAACCTGATTGCCTTTACCCAGCAAATCACAAAAGCTATGAAGATGGTATCTGCTTCGAAATTGCATAAAATTCAGCAGGTTTTATTACCACTAAAAGCCTATACCACGCAATACAACAGATTGTTATATACTGCACTACAAAATATAGATGGAGCTGATCTAGTGCATTGTTTAACAAAACAAAAGACAGGTAGACGGCTATTGTTGATCGTAGTGGCTTCCAATCGAGGACTATGTGGCGCATTCAACAAAAATGTACTCAAAGCAGCCTATGAGCAGCTTACCAAACAAGAGGCTTCTACTACTGTAGAAGTGCTCGTTATTGGCAAAAAAGCCTATCAATTTTTTAAAAAGTCTACTATACCTGTTATAGATGCGTATGTAGACCTGTTAGAAAAAGCGGGTGATAAAGCAGATGACCAGGCAAGTGCTGCGCTTACTACTTATTGTATAGAAGCTTTCAAGCAAAATAAGTATACAGAAATTGCATTGGCTTATACTGCTTTTAAAAACGCTGCTAAGCAAGAAGTAGTGGTTGTACCCTTTCTACCTTTTTCGCCTCATATAGCAGAAGACTGCTCCCCTACCCGACCGCTCTACCATATGTATGAACCCTCTCGTCAGCTACTCATCGCACAACTGATTCCTAAGATACTCCAACATAAAATCATGCATATGTTGGTTGAATCCAGTGCAAGTGAACATGCTGCAAGAATGGCCACCATGAGTCAAGCAACAGACAATGCAGATGAACTTTTAAAAGTACTGCGTATCAGTTACAATAGAACTAGGCAAGCATTAATCACCAGTTCTTTAGCAGAGATTACCAGTGGTGCAGAAGCTTTAGCAGAAGCATAA
- the atpE gene encoding ATP synthase F0 subunit C, translating to MLALLDMSLSYAGAGIGAGIIALGAGIGIGKIGSVAMEAISRQPEMSAKIQTAMIIACALIEGVALFGVLVCLLIATK from the coding sequence ATGTTGGCTTTATTAGATATGAGTTTATCATACGCTGGTGCTGGTATTGGTGCAGGTATCATTGCTTTAGGTGCAGGCATTGGCATTGGTAAAATTGGATCTGTTGCTATGGAGGCTATTAGTAGACAGCCAGAAATGAGCGCAAAGATCCAAACTGCTATGATTATTGCTTGTGCGCTTATTGAAGGTGTTGCGCTTTTTGGTGTACTGGTTTGTCTGTTGATTGCTACCAAGTAG